A DNA window from Buttiauxella agrestis contains the following coding sequences:
- the paaK gene encoding phenylacetate--CoA ligase PaaK, with the protein MITSTTKLEPIETASVDELQALQTQRMKWTLNHAYNNVPMYKRKFDAVGVHPDDFKELKDIRLFPCTTKQDLRDNYPFDTFAVPMEQIVRIHASSGTTGKPTVVGYTQKDIDTWADIVARSLRAAGGTPKDKIHVAYGYGLFTGGLGAHYGAERLGATVIPMSGGQTEKQAQLIRDFRPDMIMVTPSWCLNLIEELERQMGGDARDCSLRVGVFGAEPWTHAMRREIERRLGITALDIYGLSEVMGPGVAMECLETTDGPTIWEDHFYPEIVNPISGTPLEDGEQGELLFTTLTKEALPVIRYRTRDLTRLLPGTARTMRRMDRITGRSDDMLIIRGVNVFPSQLEEEIVKFEHLAPHYQLEVHRNGHLDTLSVKVELKESSLHLSHEQRCSVCHQLRHRIKSMVGISTDISIVNCGSLPRSEGKAIRVSDLRQAANQ; encoded by the coding sequence ATGATAACCTCTACTACAAAGCTGGAACCGATTGAAACCGCGTCAGTTGATGAGCTGCAAGCCCTGCAAACGCAGCGAATGAAATGGACGCTGAATCACGCCTACAACAATGTGCCGATGTACAAACGCAAGTTTGATGCGGTCGGCGTGCACCCTGATGATTTTAAAGAGCTGAAGGATATTCGCCTCTTTCCTTGCACCACCAAGCAAGACCTGCGCGACAACTATCCGTTTGACACTTTTGCGGTGCCGATGGAACAGATCGTGCGTATTCATGCGTCGTCCGGCACGACCGGTAAACCAACGGTGGTGGGTTATACCCAAAAAGACATTGATACCTGGGCGGATATTGTGGCTCGCTCTTTGCGTGCTGCGGGCGGTACGCCGAAAGATAAAATTCACGTTGCCTATGGTTACGGACTGTTTACCGGCGGCTTAGGTGCGCACTACGGTGCAGAACGCCTGGGTGCCACGGTGATCCCCATGTCCGGCGGGCAAACTGAAAAACAGGCACAGCTTATCCGTGATTTCCGCCCGGATATGATTATGGTGACGCCATCCTGGTGCCTGAATTTGATTGAAGAACTGGAACGTCAGATGGGTGGCGATGCTCGCGATTGCTCGTTGCGCGTGGGGGTGTTTGGTGCTGAACCGTGGACTCACGCCATGCGCCGTGAAATTGAACGCCGCCTGGGCATTACCGCGCTGGATATTTATGGCTTGTCAGAAGTGATGGGGCCGGGTGTGGCGATGGAATGCCTGGAAACCACCGATGGCCCAACGATTTGGGAAGACCACTTCTACCCGGAAATTGTTAACCCCATCAGCGGCACTCCGCTGGAAGATGGTGAGCAGGGCGAATTACTGTTTACCACGTTGACCAAAGAAGCGCTGCCGGTGATTCGCTACCGCACCCGCGATTTAACGCGTTTGCTGCCAGGAACCGCGCGTACCATGCGCCGCATGGATCGTATTACTGGCCGTTCAGATGACATGTTGATTATCCGTGGTGTGAATGTGTTCCCGTCGCAACTCGAAGAAGAGATTGTGAAATTCGAACATCTGGCCCCGCATTATCAGTTGGAAGTGCATCGCAACGGGCATCTCGACACGCTTTCCGTCAAAGTGGAACTCAAAGAAAGTAGCCTGCATCTGAGCCATGAACAGCGTTGCTCCGTGTGCCACCAGTTGCGCCACCGCATCAAATCAATGGTGGGGATTTCGACGGATATCAGTATCGTGAATTGTGGCAGCCTCCCACGCTCGGAAGGGAAAGCGATTCGCGTAAGTGATTTGCGCCAGGCTGCGAATCAGTAG
- the paaX gene encoding phenylacetic acid degradation operon negative regulatory protein PaaX codes for MSNKLEQFIQQAVSAVPISGTSLIVSLYGDALAHRGGEIWLGSLATMLESLGFGDRFVRTSLFRLNKEGWLDVERVGRRSFYRLTEMGQRMTRRAEAKIYRAGQPEWDGKWLLLLSEGLEKNTLQQVKKQLIWQGFGTLAPSLMASPSQNLADVQSLLHEAGVSDNVMCFEASSPLQASKTALKARVEECWLLTDKNERYGEFINSFRPLLPLLREADESELTPLRCFQIQLLLIHFYRRVVLKDPLLPDELLPPHWQGQSARQLCINIYQRVSAGALAFVTEHGETSVGDLPQPGSGYFQRFGGLTLSP; via the coding sequence ATGAGCAACAAACTGGAACAGTTTATTCAGCAGGCGGTGAGTGCGGTTCCTATTAGTGGAACGTCACTGATTGTCTCTTTGTACGGCGATGCGCTGGCGCATCGCGGCGGTGAAATCTGGCTTGGCAGTCTGGCGACGATGCTGGAATCACTGGGCTTTGGTGATCGTTTTGTACGAACGTCGCTGTTCAGACTCAATAAAGAGGGCTGGCTTGATGTGGAGCGCGTTGGACGGCGCAGCTTTTATCGCCTGACCGAAATGGGGCAGCGTATGACTCGCCGGGCAGAAGCCAAAATTTACCGTGCCGGGCAACCGGAATGGGACGGTAAGTGGCTGCTGTTGCTTTCAGAAGGGCTGGAGAAAAACACGCTACAACAAGTGAAGAAACAGCTTATCTGGCAAGGGTTTGGCACGCTTGCGCCGAGCCTGATGGCATCGCCATCGCAAAATCTGGCTGATGTACAAAGCTTACTGCATGAGGCAGGGGTGTCGGACAACGTGATGTGTTTTGAAGCGTCTTCACCGCTTCAGGCTTCGAAAACGGCACTTAAAGCGCGTGTTGAAGAGTGCTGGTTGCTGACGGACAAAAACGAACGCTATGGCGAGTTTATCAACTCGTTTCGTCCTTTGCTGCCGTTGCTGCGAGAGGCCGATGAGAGCGAGTTGACGCCGTTACGCTGCTTCCAGATTCAGCTTTTGCTTATTCACTTCTACCGCCGTGTGGTGCTGAAAGACCCTCTGTTGCCTGATGAATTGCTGCCGCCGCACTGGCAGGGGCAAAGCGCCCGCCAGTTGTGCATCAACATCTATCAGCGGGTTTCTGCTGGCGCGTTAGCGTTTGTCACTGAGCACGGTGAAACTTCAGTGGGCGACTTGCCGCAGCCGGGTAGCGGTTATTTCCAACGTTTTGGTGGACTCACGCTGAGTCCGTAA
- the paaY gene encoding phenylacetic acid degradation protein PaaY, translating into MPIYQIDGLTPVVPEDSYVHPTAVLIGDVVLGHRVYIGPNASLRGDFGRIIVKDGANVQDNCVMHGFPEQDTVVEEDGHIGHGAILHGCVIGKNALIGMNAVILDGAQIGQNSIVGAAAFVKARAEFGASQMILGSPAKFVRELRPDEIEWKKKGTREYQDLVIRCQQTMHQVEPLREVEAGRGEKTMSSIYQPKLQK; encoded by the coding sequence ATGCCGATATATCAAATTGACGGGCTGACGCCTGTCGTCCCCGAAGATAGTTACGTGCACCCGACTGCGGTACTGATTGGTGATGTGGTGCTCGGTCATCGTGTTTACATCGGGCCAAATGCCAGCTTGCGCGGTGACTTTGGGCGCATCATCGTTAAAGATGGGGCGAACGTGCAGGATAATTGCGTGATGCACGGTTTCCCGGAACAGGATACGGTGGTTGAGGAAGACGGGCACATCGGCCACGGTGCGATTCTGCACGGTTGTGTAATTGGCAAGAATGCGCTGATCGGAATGAATGCGGTGATTCTGGATGGCGCGCAAATCGGGCAGAACAGTATTGTTGGGGCCGCTGCGTTTGTGAAAGCCAGGGCTGAATTTGGTGCCAGCCAAATGATCCTCGGTAGCCCGGCGAAGTTTGTCCGTGAATTACGCCCCGATGAGATCGAATGGAAGAAAAAAGGCACGCGTGAATATCAGGATTTAGTGATTCGCTGCCAGCAAACCATGCATCAGGTGGAGCCGCTGCGCGAAGTCGAAGCGGGTCGCGGTGAGAAAACCATGAGCAGTATTTACCAGCCAAAATTGCAGAAGTGA
- the feaR gene encoding transcriptional regulator FeaR, with protein sequence MAQSQTNERFDRWLGHINRACGQFSGQFLAEGFHGSLQEYHANAMKLSMVNIAHARLLRTQREIDGGNDAWFYTVFQLDGEAVMEQGESQALMRRGDITLIDASRPSRFTYSQTARQISLLVPRHLLEQNLRTGVIPCAQRLDAGKPVVKMSQRLLHESMKNPTLNVGESEAALEAIICLLRPVLQVRDAVPSKREKQLDRVMGLIDNNIQSEDLRPEWIASEAGMSVRSLYRMFADKGLVVAQYIKNRRLDLCAQALRTANSSEKLAGIGYHWGFTDHSHFSTAFKLRFGVSPGEYRKRWQ encoded by the coding sequence ATGGCACAATCGCAAACTAACGAACGTTTTGATCGCTGGCTGGGGCATATCAACCGCGCTTGCGGCCAATTCTCCGGGCAATTTTTGGCCGAGGGTTTCCATGGCAGCTTGCAGGAATACCACGCCAACGCCATGAAACTCAGCATGGTCAACATTGCCCATGCCCGCCTGCTCCGCACACAACGTGAAATCGACGGTGGCAACGACGCCTGGTTTTACACGGTATTTCAGCTTGATGGCGAAGCCGTGATGGAACAAGGCGAGAGCCAGGCGTTGATGCGCCGGGGTGATATCACCCTGATTGATGCCTCCCGTCCCAGCCGCTTTACCTATTCGCAAACCGCGAGACAAATTTCCCTTCTGGTGCCGCGCCATTTGCTTGAGCAAAACCTGCGCACTGGTGTTATCCCATGCGCGCAACGCTTAGATGCCGGGAAGCCGGTGGTGAAAATGAGCCAGCGTCTGCTGCACGAAAGCATGAAGAACCCAACGCTTAACGTCGGTGAAAGTGAGGCGGCACTGGAAGCGATTATTTGCCTGTTGCGCCCGGTGTTGCAGGTGCGTGACGCGGTGCCGTCAAAACGCGAAAAGCAATTAGACCGGGTGATGGGTTTGATTGATAACAACATTCAGTCTGAAGACCTGCGCCCGGAGTGGATCGCCAGCGAAGCAGGAATGTCCGTGCGCAGCCTTTATCGCATGTTTGCCGACAAAGGTTTAGTTGTGGCGCAGTACATCAAAAACCGTCGTCTGGATCTCTGCGCTCAGGCATTACGCACGGCGAATAGCTCAGAAAAGTTAGCAGGAATTGGCTACCACTGGGGGTTTACGGATCACAGTCACTTCTCCACAGCCTTTAAGCTGCGTTTCGGTGTGTCGCCGGGGGAATATCGTAAGCGCTGGCAGTAA
- a CDS encoding aldehyde dehydrogenase family protein, whose amino-acid sequence MSANTVAVLESVQRFLARHHGLYINGSWQPSESSSRLSVFNPADGLQISSSADANEADVDKAVASAWRAFTSGVWANMLPAAREKILLKFADLVEQNSEELAQLETLEQGKSINISRAFEVGCALNWMRYTAGLTTKISGRTLDVSIPMPEGARYQAWTRKEPVGVVAGIVPWNFPLLIGMWKVMPALAAGCSIVVKPSETTPLTLLRVAELASEAGVPDGVFNVVTGSGAVCGRALTEHPLVAKVSFTGSTATGKGIARAAADRLTRVTLELGGKNPAIVLKDADPAMVIEGLMAGSFLNQGQVCAASSRIYIESPLFDSLVSGFEQAVKSLSVGAGMDTNTHINPLVSRAHQQKVASYLDDAQRNHAELISGNHGPTGEGYYVTPTLVVNPAAELRLNHEEVFGPVVNLVRVKDAEEALRLANDTEYGLTASLWTRNLQAAMSYTSRIQAGTVWVNSHTLIDANMPFGGMKQSGSGRDFGPDWLDAYTETKSICVRY is encoded by the coding sequence ATGTCTGCAAATACAGTTGCTGTTCTCGAGTCGGTTCAACGCTTTCTGGCACGCCACCATGGGTTGTACATCAACGGAAGCTGGCAGCCTTCAGAGTCTTCATCGCGCCTGAGCGTGTTTAACCCGGCTGACGGACTGCAAATATCCAGCAGTGCAGATGCCAACGAAGCCGATGTCGATAAAGCCGTCGCGTCAGCCTGGCGGGCATTTACCAGCGGAGTATGGGCGAATATGCTGCCTGCCGCGCGTGAGAAAATCCTGCTGAAGTTTGCCGATCTCGTTGAGCAAAACAGCGAAGAACTGGCGCAGCTTGAAACGCTGGAGCAGGGCAAATCGATTAACATTTCTCGTGCGTTTGAAGTCGGCTGTGCGCTGAACTGGATGCGTTATACCGCGGGGCTTACCACCAAAATCAGCGGTCGCACGCTGGACGTGTCGATTCCAATGCCGGAAGGGGCGCGTTATCAGGCGTGGACGCGCAAAGAGCCGGTCGGCGTGGTGGCGGGCATTGTGCCGTGGAATTTCCCGCTGCTGATTGGCATGTGGAAAGTGATGCCCGCGCTGGCGGCGGGGTGTTCGATTGTGGTGAAACCCTCGGAAACGACACCGCTCACGCTGTTACGGGTAGCGGAATTAGCCAGTGAGGCGGGTGTACCAGATGGAGTGTTTAACGTTGTTACCGGGAGCGGTGCGGTCTGCGGGCGGGCGTTAACGGAACATCCGCTGGTCGCCAAAGTGAGTTTTACGGGTTCTACGGCTACCGGGAAAGGCATTGCGCGTGCCGCGGCAGACCGTTTAACGCGTGTTACGCTCGAGTTGGGCGGTAAAAACCCGGCGATTGTTCTCAAAGATGCCGACCCGGCGATGGTGATTGAAGGCCTGATGGCGGGAAGTTTCCTGAATCAGGGGCAAGTTTGTGCGGCAAGTTCACGTATTTATATTGAGTCACCGCTGTTTGATTCGCTGGTGAGCGGCTTTGAACAGGCGGTGAAATCCTTGTCTGTGGGCGCAGGAATGGATACCAATACGCATATCAATCCGCTGGTTTCACGCGCGCACCAACAAAAAGTCGCCAGTTATCTGGATGATGCGCAACGAAATCATGCGGAGCTGATTAGCGGCAATCATGGGCCAACCGGCGAGGGGTATTACGTGACGCCAACGCTTGTGGTGAACCCGGCGGCGGAACTGCGTCTTAATCATGAAGAGGTGTTTGGCCCGGTGGTTAATCTGGTGCGGGTAAAAGACGCAGAGGAGGCGCTCCGCCTTGCCAACGATACGGAGTATGGTCTGACGGCCAGTTTGTGGACTCGCAACCTACAGGCGGCGATGAGTTACACCTCGCGCATTCAGGCTGGCACCGTTTGGGTGAACAGCCACACATTGATTGACGCCAATATGCCGTTTGGTGGGATGAAACAATCGGGTTCCGGTAGAGATTTTGGCCCGGATTGGCTGGATGCTTACACTGAAACAAAATCAATTTGTGTGCGCTATTAA
- a CDS encoding glycoside hydrolase family 10 protein has product MKLTVKRTGTLVAFALLLAGCSSKPPQSLVTPFPPVAKQPLPGKSQLNKEPMRGVWLATVSRLDWPPIASVNASPANRISQQQKALTDKLDKLKTLGVNTVFFQVKPDGTALWPSQILPWSDTLTGKIGEDPGYDPLQFMLDEAHKRGMKVHAWFNPYRVSTNTKASTVAELNNTLTNQPPSVFVLHRDWIRTASDRYVVDPGIPEARDWITSVVAEVVKRYPVDGVQFDDYFYTESPGATLNDSQTFQKYGQGFASKADWRRHNTQLLIEQVSRTIKQLNPNVEFGVSPAGVWRNRSHDPAGSETSGAAAYDEAYADTRLWVQKGLLDYIAPQVYWPFSRKAARYDVLAKWWADVVKPTNTRLYIGVAFYKVGESSKNEPDWTVNGGVPELKKQLDLNESLPNINGTILFRENYLNQPQTQEAVSYIKHRWNNG; this is encoded by the coding sequence ATGAAGTTAACGGTTAAACGAACAGGAACGCTCGTTGCGTTTGCTCTTTTACTTGCAGGTTGTTCATCGAAACCGCCGCAGTCTTTGGTTACGCCTTTTCCCCCGGTCGCGAAACAGCCCTTACCGGGGAAATCTCAGCTGAATAAAGAACCGATGCGTGGCGTCTGGCTGGCAACCGTTTCACGTCTTGACTGGCCGCCTATCGCCTCCGTGAATGCCAGTCCCGCAAACCGGATTAGCCAGCAACAAAAAGCGTTAACCGATAAGCTCGATAAGCTTAAAACCCTGGGGGTCAACACGGTATTTTTCCAGGTGAAACCGGATGGCACCGCGCTGTGGCCATCACAGATTTTGCCGTGGTCAGACACATTAACCGGCAAAATTGGCGAAGATCCTGGCTACGATCCGTTGCAGTTTATGCTTGATGAAGCGCACAAGCGCGGCATGAAAGTCCATGCGTGGTTTAACCCCTATCGTGTATCGACGAACACCAAAGCCTCAACCGTCGCGGAACTCAACAACACCTTAACGAATCAGCCGCCAAGCGTATTTGTGCTGCATCGCGACTGGATTCGCACGGCAAGCGATCGTTATGTCGTGGACCCTGGCATTCCTGAAGCTCGGGACTGGATAACCAGTGTCGTTGCTGAAGTCGTTAAACGCTATCCTGTTGATGGTGTTCAGTTTGATGACTATTTCTATACTGAATCGCCAGGGGCGACGCTCAATGACAGCCAGACTTTCCAGAAATATGGTCAGGGTTTCGCGTCTAAAGCAGACTGGCGCAGGCACAATACGCAGCTGTTAATTGAACAAGTTTCCCGGACTATCAAACAGTTAAATCCCAACGTCGAATTTGGGGTAAGCCCTGCGGGCGTCTGGCGCAACCGCTCACACGATCCGGCCGGTTCCGAAACTTCTGGTGCCGCGGCTTATGATGAAGCCTATGCCGATACGCGTCTTTGGGTGCAAAAAGGGCTGCTGGATTACATCGCCCCGCAGGTCTATTGGCCCTTCTCACGCAAAGCGGCGCGTTATGATGTGCTGGCAAAATGGTGGGCTGATGTGGTGAAACCGACCAACACTCGTCTTTATATTGGCGTGGCGTTTTATAAAGTCGGTGAGTCATCAAAAAATGAACCCGACTGGACGGTCAATGGCGGTGTGCCGGAACTGAAAAAACAGCTCGATTTAAATGAGTCTCTCCCCAACATCAACGGCACAATTTTGTTCCGGGAGAATTATCTCAACCAGCCACAAACGCAGGAAGCGGTCAGTTACATTAAACATCGCTGGAATAACGGCTAA